DNA sequence from the Candidatus Hydrogenedentota bacterium genome:
GCGCCGAGAGCATGTGCTCGAGCATGGTGGTGCCCGACCGGGGCGCGCCGATAACAAACAGCATCTGAGGGTTCATCGGAATACGGACTCCAAAACGAAAGGGGGAAGAGCGTGTCAATCGTGAATACTGTACAACAGGGCGGGGGTTGCGGGCCAATGGGGGGCCGGGGGAACTGCAGACAGGGTGGACGGAGAGCCCGGCTTCAGCCCGCCGGGGCGGCGGCCATGCGCCCCTCGGGGAAGGCCTGAAGCACGTTGTACAGTTCGTCGTGGGGGAAGTCGGAGAAATAGCACAGGCCGAGGCGGAGGAGGACCAGTTTCATGGAGGGGATGACAAGCAGTTTCTGGCCCTCATAGCCGGCGGCCATGAACGCGTCCTCCGGGATGCATATGCCCCGCGCTGCGGCCCTGGCGCGGTCGTCCGTGCCGGGCATCCACCAGTGGGCGCCGTAGTGGTCCGGACCGCCCGGCGAGGGTGTGCGGCCATAGGCGACCCAGCCTTCGGGCAGGATGCGTTCACCCATCCAGACGCCGTCATTCTGGTAGAGCAGCCCAAAGCGCACGAAATCGCGCGGGGTCGCGAAAAAGTAGGAGGAGCCAATCAGGGTGCCTGCGGCGTCTGCCTCGAAACAGGCGCTGCGCATGCCGAGTTTGCCGAAGAGTTCCTTTTGTGGGAGGGCGTAGTAGGCGTCATCGCCGTAGGCCCGGCGCAGGACCCAGCTCAGGAGGTTGGTCGAGCCGCTGGCATAGGCGAAACGGGTGCCGGGCGGATGCGCTAGCGGCTGGGCCATGAAATACTCGGCGGCGCCGGAATTGCCGAAGAGCAGTTCCCCCAGTTTCGGACGTCCGTTGAAGTCAAAGTCGCTGTAGTCAATCCCGCCGCGCATGCGCAGGAGCATGTCCAGTGTGACCCCTCCGCGCGGATCGCCCGGAGCGCGCCACGCGGGGACCGGAACGGGGTCGGCGATGTTGAGTTTTCCATCGCGCACGGCGATGCCGAACAGGGCATGGAACACGCTCTTCGCCATGGACCATCCGGCCTGGCGCTGTTCCGGCCCGAAACCCGGGGCATATTTCTCGGCGACGATTTCATCCCGGTAGGCGACCACCACGGCGCGGGTGTTGCGCGTGAGCAGCCGGTTGGGTTCGGCGAAAATGGCGTCCACCGCGGCGGAGAGGGCGGCCCCGTCGTAACCGTCCGGCATGGGCAGGCCGCTGGGCGCGTCGCCCATGGGCCAGGGCCGGTCTTTCAGGGAGTCGGGGGCGGGTTCCGTTGCGGGCCGCGCCTGCGCTTGGAGCGCGCGTGTGTCCCCGTCCAGGGAGAGGGCGACCCCAAGGCCCTCGCGGTAAACGGCGGCGCGTTTGGCCGAGGGGAATATCCACGCGGTGACGGTTTTGGCGCCGGCGTCGAGTTCATAGCCGAGGCGGGGCACGAAGTAGAGTTCATTTTCCCGCATGGATTCCGGGGTGCGCCCGAGCACAAAGACACCGGTGGCGAGAATCTTGGCGCAGTAGCCCGCGCCAAGGTCGCGCGACCCCCAGACCAGCCAAGAAAGCCCGCCAGACAGGAGCAGGGCGGGCAGCAGAAGGATGATTGCCAGGGCGATGACTGCGGCGCGTTTCCAGCGTTTCATGGATGGAACAATAGACGGTTTTGGGAGGTGGGGGCAAATCGGAATTACCATTGCGGTCACATCGCCTGAAGCCGTAAAATGTCCCGCATAGCCGAAAGGAAAATTTTATGATGCAGCTCCAGCATACAATCAAGGCGGTGGTTCGGCCCGGAGAACAGTCCGGGTATGTGGCTGAATGCCTTGAAATACCTGTTGTGACGCAGGGCGCGACGCTCGATGAGACAGTCGCCAACTTGTGTGAGGCCGTGGAACTTCATTTGGAGGGGGAAGACTTGGTGGAAATGGGTTTGGCTGCCAACCCCACGGTGGTCATCACGATGGAACTGGAAACCGTGCATGCCTAGCCTTCGCCGCATGTCAGGGCGGGAAGTGCTGGATGTGTTCCGCTCATTGGGATTCGAGGTGGTGTCGCAAAAGGGAAGCCATGTGAAGTTGCGGAGGACCGGACCGAACGGGGAACAGCAGACACTTACCGTTCCAAACCACACTGAACTCGATACCGGAACGTTGCGCGCCATCATACGGCAGGCTACCCGCCACGTTACCATGGACGAAATTCAGCGGCATTTTTACCGTTGACGCATGCCCTCCACAGGCACATTATGCCCTCTCCGTTCAATGACACCTCATTCGATACCCTTCCCCTTGGTTTCGGGTGAGAGCCAGATGACAAGCATTCCCACAGCGTAGACCAGTCCGGTAATGGCGCCGACGCGGGCGTAATTCCCGTCGAAGAGACGCACGAGCACCCCGGCGAAGAGGACCCCGGCGGCGGAGATGAAGCGCCCGGAGTTGTAGGTGATGCCCGTGCCCGTGGCGCGGACCCGCGTGGGGAAGAGTTCCGGGAGGTAGAGGGGGAGCCAGCCGAAGAAGAGCGTGGCGATCACGCCCTGCACAAAAACCGCCGGGAGGAACCCAGGACCCAGGGGCTTGAGGAAGAGGAAGATGCCGATGGTGATGCAC
Encoded proteins:
- a CDS encoding type II toxin-antitoxin system HicB family antitoxin, which codes for MMQLQHTIKAVVRPGEQSGYVAECLEIPVVTQGATLDETVANLCEAVELHLEGEDLVEMGLAANPTVVITMELETVHA
- a CDS encoding serine hydrolase; translation: MKRWKRAAVIALAIILLLPALLLSGGLSWLVWGSRDLGAGYCAKILATGVFVLGRTPESMRENELYFVPRLGYELDAGAKTVTAWIFPSAKRAAVYREGLGVALSLDGDTRALQAQARPATEPAPDSLKDRPWPMGDAPSGLPMPDGYDGAALSAAVDAIFAEPNRLLTRNTRAVVVAYRDEIVAEKYAPGFGPEQRQAGWSMAKSVFHALFGIAVRDGKLNIADPVPVPAWRAPGDPRGGVTLDMLLRMRGGIDYSDFDFNGRPKLGELLFGNSGAAEYFMAQPLAHPPGTRFAYASGSTNLLSWVLRRAYGDDAYYALPQKELFGKLGMRSACFEADAAGTLIGSSYFFATPRDFVRFGLLYQNDGVWMGERILPEGWVAYGRTPSPGGPDHYGAHWWMPGTDDRARAAARGICIPEDAFMAAGYEGQKLLVIPSMKLVLLRLGLCYFSDFPHDELYNVLQAFPEGRMAAAPAG
- a CDS encoding type II toxin-antitoxin system HicA family toxin gives rise to the protein MPSLRRMSGREVLDVFRSLGFEVVSQKGSHVKLRRTGPNGEQQTLTVPNHTELDTGTLRAIIRQATRHVTMDEIQRHFYR